The Microbacterium sp. zg-Y1090 sequence CTGCGGATGTGGAAGGCGCCGCAGGCCAGGGCGACGAGGCCCTCTTCGACCAGCGCCGTCTTGCAGTCGACCAGGCGGGCGACCTCGGCGCCGTACTCGAGGGCGCGGCCGGGGATGGCCTCGATGTCGGTCTCGTCGGGCTGGCCGAGGTCTCCGGTGTAGGTGCAGGGCACGGCGCCCTTGTCACGCATCCAGGCGACGGCGACGGACGTGTCGAGTCCTCCGGAGAAGGCGATGCCGACGCGTTCGCCGACGGGCAGGGACTGAAGGACCTTCGACATGGAGTCCAGTCTACCGAGCGCGGCGATGCCGCCTGAGCCGGGGCGTCAGCCGATGACGACGTCGGTGATGGTCACCGGGGTGGCCGGCGGTCCGTCGGGAGCCCCGCCCTCGGCGCCGGCGGCGGCGATCTGCTGGACGACCTCCAGGCCCGCGGCATCCATCTGTCCGAACACCGTGTAGTTCGGCGGCAGCTGGGTGTCCTCGTAGACGAGGAAGAACTGCGAGCCGTTGGTGTCGGGTCCGGCGTTGGCCATGGCGACGGTGCCGGCGGGATAGGTCTCGGTGCCGTCGAGCTCGTCGGCGTAGCTGTAGCCGGGGCCGCCGCGGCCGGTGCCGCTGGGGTCACCGCACTGCAGCACGAAGATGCCGGAGGTCGTGAGGCGGTGGCAGGTGGAGTCGTCGTAGTAGCCCTGCTCGGCCAGCGCGACGAAGCTGCCCACGGTGCACGGGGTGCGGTCCGCGTCGAGGGTGACGGCGATGGGCCCCGCGGAGGTCTCGAGGGTGGCGGACACGTCGCCCGCGACGGTCGGTTCCGCCGGCGGGGCTTCGACGTCGCGCACGGCGCCGGCGGCCTCGGTGTAGACGCACGTGGCCGCGTCGGCGCCCGCCGTGGGGGTGGGTTCTGCGATGGCGTCGGTGTCGTCGGCGCCCGCGCACCCGGCGAGCACGAGCAGGGAGGCGGCGAGCAGCGGCAGGGCGAGCAGACGGGAGCGCATGGGTCTCAGCGTACGGCGGGGCCGCCGCCCGCTCCACGCCGACGGCCCCGCTCAGGGGTGAGCGGGGCCGTCGGGCGTGCGGAGGAGGCGGGTGTCAGCCCACGACGGGGACGACCAGGCCGCCCCACTGCTCGACCTCGAAGTCGGCGGTCTCCTGCGACGTGAGCAGCTCGTAGAGCGCCTCGATGCGGGGGTCGTCGACGAGGTCGGGGCGGGTCGCCAGCACGTTGTAGTACGGGCTCGACTCGCCCTCGAGCAGGATCGCCTGGTCGCCGGTGAGGCCGGCCGGCAGGGCGAACGAGATGGTGACGAACGCGGCATCCACGTCGGGCAGTGCCTGCGGCAGCGTGGCGTTCTCGATCTCGGTGAAGCGGAAGTCTCGCGGGTTGGCGGTGATGCCGCTGAGGTCGACGACGTCGTCGGTGACCTCGATGAGCCCTTCGTCGGCGAGCAGCTTCAGCGCACGCCCCTCATTGGTGGGGTCGTTCGGGATGGCGATGGTCGCGCCGTCCTCGAGCTCGTCGAGGCTGTCGACCTTGTCGGAGTAGAAGGCGGCACTGGGCAGGTAGGCCTGTCCGACGCTGACGAGATCGGAGCCGGTGGCCTCATTGAAGGTCTCGAGGAACGTGGAGTTCTGGAAGAGGTTCGCGTCGATCGAGCCGTCGGCCAGCGCCGTGTTGGGCGTGTTGTAGTCGGTGAACGGCACGAACTCGATCGTCAGTCCCACCTCGGCGGCGCCGTTCTCGGCGATGTGCTGCAGGATGTCGCCGGCCGGGGTCTGCAGGGCGCCGACCTTGATCGTGCCGAGACCGTCGGATGCCGCGGTGTCGCTGTCGGCGGACGTGCCGCCGGCGCAGGCGGTGAGAACGAGGGCTGCGGCGGCGACGGCTGCCAGCAGCGGGATGCGGGGGGTGCGGGACATGGGGGTGGTTCCTCTCGGGCGTTCAGACGGCGGCGACGCGGGGGCGGCGCGGACGGGACGGACTGCGGCGGGCGAGGCGGCGGGCGCCCCAGCTGGCCAGCGACTGCAGCGCCATGACGATGGCGAAGATGATGACGATGACGGCGACGATGTGGATCCAGCTGTACTGCTGGTAGCCGTAGCGGATCGCGACGTCGCCGAGCCCGCCGCCAGCGACCGTGCCGACCATGGCGGAGAAGTTGATGATCGAGGTGACGGTCGTCGACAGGCCGAGCAGCATCGGGGCTGCGGCCTCGGGCAGCAGCACCTTCGTCACCAGCTCCCAGCGGCTCGCGCCCAGCGACGAGGCGACCTCGAGCAGGCCGGGATCGACCTCCTTGATCGCGATCTCGACCATGCGGGCGAAGAACGGGATGGCCACCATCGACAGCGGGACGATGGCAGCGGTCGGGCCGATGAACGTTCCCACGATGAGGCGCGTGACCGGGATGAGCGCCACCATCAGGATGATGAACGGTACCGAGCGGCCGAGGTTCACCACGAAGTCCAGCAGCCGGTTGACCACGACAGCGGCGGTGCGCGAGCCGAACAGGCGGTCGAGGAATCGTCCTTCCTCGGTGCCGACGAGGACCACACCCAGCGGCAGGCCGACGATCACCGTGACCGCCAGCGCGACCCCGACCATGTACAGCGTCTGACCCGTGGCGACCCACAGGACCTGCAGCAGCTGATCGTTCATACGAGCACGCCTTCCTGAAGCACGTCGACGAGCAGTTCCTGCGCGCGCAGGTCGGCGATGACGGCCGCCGCGGCGGTGGCGGGGATCTCCAAGCGCGTGCGGCCGGCCTGGGTGCCGCCGATCTGCTCGATCAGCGCACCGAGGATCGACACGTCCACGTCGTGATCGCGGGCCAGGCGCGCGATCACGGGGCGGTCGGCGGTACCGCCGGCGAAGGTGATGTCGATGACGGTGGCATCCGGCGCCACGGTCGGGGGGATCGGGCCGAGGGGGAACAGCTGGGCGGTCAGTCGCGATGCGGGGGTGCGGATGAGGTCCACCAGCCGCCCGCTTTCGACGACGCGGCCGGCCTCGATGAGGGCGGCCGAGTGGCACACCGCCTTCACGACGTCCATCTCGTGGGTGATCAGCAGCACTGTGAGACCGAGCTCCGCGTTGATCTTGCGGTACAGGTCGAGGATCGACGCGGTGGTCTCGGGGTCGAGGGCGCTGGTGGCTTCGTCGGACAGCAGCACCGACGGGTTGGCGGCGAGGGCGCGGGCGATGCCGACGCGCTGCTGCTGTCCGCCGGAGAGTTCGTGCACCGAGGCGTCGCCGCGGTGGCCGAGGCCGACGAGGTCGAGCATCTCCTGGGCGCGGGCGCGCCGCTGGGCGCGCGGGGTGCCGTCGAGTTCGAGGGCGAGTTCGACGTTGCCGCGCACGCTGCGGCTGCCGAGCAGGTTGAAGCGCTGGAAGACCATGCCGATCCGCCGACGGGCGGCCCGCAGGTCGGCATCGCGCAGCGCGGTCAGCTCGGTTCCGTCGACGGCCACGGTCCCGGCATCCGGGCGCTCGAGCAGGTTGACGATGCGGGCGAGGGTGCTCTTGCCGGCGCCGCTCTGCCCGACGATCCCGAAGACCTCGCCGCTGGGGATCCGCAGCGATACGTCGTCGACCGCGACGAGGTCGCCGAAGCGCTTCGTGACGTGTTCGAGGGTGATCATGCGCTGTCTCCGGCCTTGTCCGAGGCCCGCATCGCCGGGCGGCGGCGAAGGGGCCGGATTCGATCCAATCGGGCGCGGCGGCGGGCCGAAAATCGCGTTACGCCCCGTGTCGGTCCGCTGCCGGCCGGGGGCGCGGCGGTGGGGGTCGATAGGATGGGTTCTCACCGTCCACTAACGGGGGAGCAGCCATGCCAGGCATCGTGATCGTCGGCGTCCAATGGGGAGACGAGGGCAAGGGCAAGGCCACTGACCTCCTCGGGGAGCGCACCGACTGGGTCGTCAAGTTCAACGGCGGCAACAACGCCGGCCACACCGTCGTCATCGGCGACGAGAAGTACGCCCTGCACCTGCTGCCCAGCGGCATCCTGTCACCGGGCGTCAACGCGGTCATCGGCAACGGCGTCGTCGTGGACCTCGAGGTGCTGTTCGCCGAGCTCGAAGCGCTGCAGGCCCGCGGGCTCGACACGTCCCGGCTGCGGGTGAGCGCCAACGCGCACATCATCACCCAGTACCACCGCACCCTCGACAAGGTCACCGAGCGCTTCCTCGGCAAGCGCCAGATCGGCACCACCGGCCGCGGCATCGGGCCGGCATACGCCGACAAGATCAACCGTGTCGGCATCCGCGCGCAGGACCTGTTCGACGAGAACATCCTGCGGCAGAAGGTGGAGGGCGCCCTCGACCAGAAGAACCATCTGCTGGTGAAGGTGTTCAACCGCCGCGCGATCACGGTCGACGAGATCGTCGACGACCTGCTGTCGTATGCCGAGCGGCTGCGCCCCATGGTGAGCGACACCGGTCTGCTGCTGAACAACGCGCTCGACGCGGGCGACGTCGTCGTCTTCGAGGGCGGCCAGGCCACCATGCTCGACGTCGACCACGGCACCTACCCGTTCGTGACGTCGTCGTCGGCGACGGCCGGCGGTGCCGCCACCGGCTCCGGCGTCGGCCCGAACCGTCTGGACCGCATCGTCGGGATCGTGAAGGCCTACACGACGCGCGTGGGGTCGGGTCCGTTCCCCACCGAGCTGTTCGACGAGCAGGGCGAGTGGCTGCGCTCGCGCGGCTTCGAGTTCGGCACCACGACCGGCCGCCCGCGCCGCGTCGGCTGGTACGACGCTCCCATCACCCGGTACGCCACCCGCATCAACGGCATCACCGACCTGGTGCTGACGAAGCTCGACATCCTCACCGGACTCGACCGCATCCCGGTCTGCGTCGCGTACGACGTCGACGGGCGCCGGTTCGACGAGGTGCCGGTGAACCAGTCGGACTTCCACCACGCCAAGCCGGTGCTCGAGTACATGCCGGGCTGGAGCGAGGACATCTCGACCGCCCGCACCTTCGAGGATCTGCCGCAGGCCGCGCAGGACTACGTGCTCGCGCTCGAGGCCATGAGCGGCACGCGCATCTCGGTCATCGGCGTGGGGCCCGCCCGCGACGCGGTGATCGTGCGCCACGACCTCGTCGACTGATGCGGTTCCTCGTCGGCGGGTACACGGCCGACATGCGGGGCGAGGCCCGCGGTGTCGGCGTGCTGCGCGCCGGTGAGGCGGATTCCGCCTCGGCCGGGGGCCCGCTCGCGTTCGAGGGCGAGGCGGTGGATGCCGCCGGGTCGCCGTCGTGGCTCACGTGGCATCCCGCATTTCCCGTCGTCTATGCGGCGATGGAGGGGGCGGGCACCGTGCAGGCGTTCCGTCGCTCGGGCGCCACGGGGCTCGTGCGGCACGGGGCTCCCCTCGCAGTCGGCGAGGCGCCGTGTCATGTGGCGGTCGCGCCCGACGGGTCCTCGCTCATCGCCAGCTGCTGGGGTGATGGACGGGTCGTGCGCGTGCGACTCGACGCCGACGGCCGCCCGGAAGGTGGCGGGGCCATCGCGGCAGCGGCCGCCGCGCGGGATCCGTATGCCGACGGCGGAATGGGCATGGCGCTCGGGGTGCCGCGGGGGACGTCGGCGACACTCGTGCCGGGTGTGCCCGGTGTGCACGGTGTGCCGGGTGCGTCGGCGGATGCCGCGGACGAGGACGAGCAGCGGGATCTGGCCGCTGCGGCGCGCGCGCTGCGCGAGGTCGCCGGGGCGGAGTTCTCGCATCTCGTGCCCGATTATGCGATGCCCGACGACTCGGCGCTCGGCGCGCATGGTCTCGGCGACGTCGCAGGTGCTCGCGGAGCGCTCACCGATGCCGACCGCTCGCCGGAGCGCGAGGGCGAGCCGGGCGGAGAGGCTGCCCGCACGTCGCGCGCGCATCAGGCGCTGTTCCTTCCGCGGGGAGTGCTGGCTGCGACCGACATGGGGCTCGACCTCGTGCGGTTCTGGCGTGCGACCGAGGGTGGCGGGTCGCGGGCGCTGCCCGACGTGGTGCTGCCTCGGGGCAGTGGGCCGCGCCACATGGTCTGGCATCCGAGCGGTCACCTCTATGTCGTCACCGAGCTGTCGCGAGAGGTGTTCGTGCTCGCCCCCGACGCCTCGGGTGCGTGGCGTCTTGTGTCGGGCGGGCCGTTGTCGCCGGCAACCCTGGCCTCGGATACCGCGGCCGAGGTCTGCCTCTCGCGGGATGGGCAGTTCGTGTACGCGGGCGTCCGTGGGAGTGACACCCTCGCCGTGCTGCGCGTGCGCGGCGACGGGTCGGAGCTCGTGCCGGTCGCCCTCGCGGATGCCGGCGTTGCCGGTCCCCGCCATCACACCATCGTGCTCGACACGCTGCTCGTGGCCGGGCAGGCGTCGGGCGAGGTCGCCGGGCTGACGCTCGATGTGCGCACGGGGGTGCCCGGCCGGGCGCGGGTGCGCACGGCGGTGCCGACGCCGACCTGTCTCGTGCCCCTGCGCTGACGCTCGATCACTCTCCGCCCGCCCCCCGCGCCCGCCGCCCGCGCCCGCCGCCCGCCGCCCGCCGCCCGCGCGCGGCGCCGGTGCTCGCTGCGCCCGAAAGGTCGAGCATCGCTCGATTTCTCATGTGAGTTCCCGCCCACACATGTCGGGTGGACCCGCGCCGGCGCGGGTCTGGCGAGGGTCGCTCTCGGTGCACTGCGGCGCGCCGCAGATGGGGGGCGTCGCTGTCCCCGACGCCGTGCATGCCCGACCACTGCCGAACTCACGGACGACGCGACGGAGCACGCCCGTCGTGGTCATGTGAGTTCCTGCTCACACGCATGTTGGCGACGCGAGCAGGCTGTCGACAGGCGCCAGCATCGTGTGAGCGGCAACTCACATGAGAAATCGAGACGATGTCTGCGGTCCGCGGTCCGCGGTCTGCGGTCTGCGGTCTGCGGTCTGCGGGCGGTGGGCGGGAGCGGGAGGCGGCGCGGGCGCTATTGGAGCTTCGCGTCCTGCCGCGGGATCCACACCTGTTTGATGATCAGCAGGATCGACGCCGTCACGGGGATCGCGATGAGGGCGCCGAGCAGGCCCAGCAGCGTCCCGCCGACCAGCGCGCCGATGACCACGAGCGCCCCCGGCACCGAGATCGCCCGATTCATGACACGCGGGGTGAGGACATATGCTTCGATCTGCATGTAGAGGAGATAGCCGATTCCGAAGACCAAGGCCGCCAGCGGGCTCGAGAACAGGGCGAGCCCCGTCGCGAGCACCCAGTAGGCCACGGGTCCCACGAGCGGGATGATCGTGAGGAAGAACGCGATGACGGTCATCAGCGCCGGGAACGGCAGCCCGAGCAACAGGTGCAGGATCAGCGCCACGACCGAATTGAAGAACGCCAGGATCACCATGCCCATCAGGTAGGCGCCGATCGACTCGGTGATCTCGTCGGTCAGGCCGGCCACCTTGCTGCGGCTGCGTGCGGGGGTGAGTCGCACGAACGACCGCTTCATCGTGTCGAGCGAGGCGAGGAAGTACAGCGACAGCACCAGCACGATCACGACGCCCGAGATCGTCGTGGCGATCGAGACCCCGACCTGCAGCACCCCGCCGCCGATGGAAGCGAGGTTGGACGGGTTCGTGATGAAGTTCTGCACGTCGGTGACGAGCGTGCCGATCTGGTCGCTGAATCGAGCCGTGAGCCACGCGTAGACGTCGGACTTCTGGAAGTCGGAGAACAGTGAGGGCACGCTGTCGACGAACTGCTTCACCTGAGAGGCGACGGTCGGGATGACCACCCACAGCAGGCCCGCGATGACCAGCGCGAACCCGGCGAACACGATGACGATGCCCCAGGCGCGCGGCACCTTGCGGTGCTCCAGCCACCTCACGATCGGGTTGAGGCCCAGAGCCGCGAACAGCGCGAAGGCGACGTAGATGAGAATCGTCGACAGGTTCGAGATCGCCAACCCCAGCAGGAACGCCGTGAGGCCGCCCAGGGTGAGGAGGAACCCGAGCGCGAAGGGGCTCGACACGTTCATCGAGCGCCGCCCCGGGTCTGCGTCGGCGCGTGGCGTGACCGCGCTGTTCGCGACGGGCGGGTTGGCGGGGGCGTCGCTCATGGGGACACTCTAGGGGCGGTCGACCGGTCGTGGCAGGGGACGCCCGGTGCCACGCTGCGGGGCCGGCGCTGCCCCGCCGGTAGGGTCGAACGAGGAGGATGCCATGACCGACGAAGACCCCACGACGACGCTGACGCGCCTGCGCAGCAGCATCGACAACATCGACGCCGCACTCATCTTCATGCTCGCCGAGCGCTTCCGCTGCACGAAGCAGGTCGGCATCCTCAAGGCCGAGCATGGGATGCCGGCATCCGACCCCTCCCGCGAGGAGCAGCAGGTCGCCCGGCTGCGCCGCCTGGCCGAAGAGGCCGACCTCGACCCCGAGTTCGCCCAGAAGTGGTTCACGTTCGTCGTGGCCGAGGTCATCCGCCACCACGCCGCCGCCGCCGACGAGCGGTGATCGCAGCCGGCCGCGACGGGCGCCGGAACGGCGAACGCCCCGAGCCGAAGCCCGGGGCGTCCGACGCGCCGATCAAGCGTCAAGGCACCGCGCGGCGAAGCGTGCGCCAGGAGATCACGGCCAGCACCGCGATGAGGGCGACGCCCCACAGGGCCAGCCCCAGCGCCCCCTGCGCGACGAACCACTCGGCGAACGCGCCCCAGGACTGCGTCTGCGTGATCAGCCAGGCCAGGGCCACCAGCGCGAGAGCCAGTGCGACCAGCACCACGGTGAGCCACAGGTTGCCGAACCGCTTGTAGATCGTCGCGCCCCAGAAGCCACACACGAAGAACAGCAGCGCCAGCACGAAGAACACGAACCCCGCGGCGAGAGGTCCCGCCTCCCACACCCACGGCAGGTAGAAGAAGTACCCGTTCATGCCCCACCCGTCGGTGGCCTGCTCGAGCAGCCCGCCGACCACGAACACCAGACCCAGCAGAGCGGAGGTGAGCACCGCGGTGAGCACGGTGCCGGCGTAGAACTCCCGCCGGGTCACACTCATCGCCTGCGAGAACGGGAACGTGAGGGTCAGAGCCTGAATGCCGACCACCCCGAAGTACCACAGCGGCGCCTGCGCGCCACCCCCGTACTTCGGGCCTGCCACACCGGCGTACTCCAGGATCCCGTAGATGGCCAGCGTGATCACCAGGGAGCCCGCCAGCACAAGGAGCGGCACCCAGATGTAGGTCAGCCGGTTCACCAGCTGCATCCGGACGACATTGATGGTGCGGCTCATTGCAGTGCTCCTTCGTCGATCGGCGTCGACGCCGATGCCGCCGTATCCGCGGCGTGCTGGGTGACGCGCACGATCAGCTGCTGCAGCGACACGGCGCCCACATCCAGCCCCTGTGCTGCCAGAGCCGCACGCTCGGCGTCGGTGAGGGTGCCGAGCACCGTGACACTCGACACGCGGCCCAGGCTCTCCCGGTGGATCACCTCGCGGCCCGCGACGAACGCCTCGACCGCTGCCGTGTTCCCCACGATCGTGGCCGCACGGTCGCGCACGGCGTCAGTCGACTCGTCCATGATGATCCTGCCTCGATCGATCACCAGCACCCGCTCGATCAGATTCGCCACCTCGTCGATCAGATGGCTGGACAGGATCACCGTGCGCGGGTGCTCGGTGTAGTCCTCGAGCAGCCGGTCGTAGAAGATCTGGCGCGCGACGGCATCCAGGCCCAGGTAGGGCTCGTCGAAGAACGTGATCTCCGCACGCGCGGCGAGCCCGATGATCACTCCGACGGCGGAAAGCTGACCGCGGGAGAGCTTCTTGATCCGCGTCTTCAGCGGCAGCTGGAAGTCCTCGATGAGGCGCTCGGCGAACTCCTGGTCCCAGTTCGGGAAGAACAGGCGGGCGGTGTCGAACGCGTGCTTGGGCAGCGCGTCGTCGGGGTACTTCTGGCCCTCACGGACGAAGCACATGCGCTGCAGGACGCCCGCGTTCTCGTAGGGATCCTCGCCGAAGATGCGCACCTCGCCGGACGTGGCGAAGTTCTGCGCGGTGAGGATCGACATGACCGTCGTCTTGCCCGCGCCGTTGCGGCCGAGGAGACCGTAGATGGTGTCCTTCTCAATCTCGAAGCTCACGTCGTCTACCGCGAGTGTC is a genomic window containing:
- a CDS encoding peptidylprolyl isomerase, with the translated sequence MRSRLLALPLLAASLLVLAGCAGADDTDAIAEPTPTAGADAATCVYTEAAGAVRDVEAPPAEPTVAGDVSATLETSAGPIAVTLDADRTPCTVGSFVALAEQGYYDDSTCHRLTTSGIFVLQCGDPSGTGRGGPGYSYADELDGTETYPAGTVAMANAGPDTNGSQFFLVYEDTQLPPNYTVFGQMDAAGLEVVQQIAAAGAEGGAPDGPPATPVTITDVVIG
- a CDS encoding MetQ/NlpA family ABC transporter substrate-binding protein, giving the protein MSRTPRIPLLAAVAAAALVLTACAGGTSADSDTAASDGLGTIKVGALQTPAGDILQHIAENGAAEVGLTIEFVPFTDYNTPNTALADGSIDANLFQNSTFLETFNEATGSDLVSVGQAYLPSAAFYSDKVDSLDELEDGATIAIPNDPTNEGRALKLLADEGLIEVTDDVVDLSGITANPRDFRFTEIENATLPQALPDVDAAFVTISFALPAGLTGDQAILLEGESSPYYNVLATRPDLVDDPRIEALYELLTSQETADFEVEQWGGLVVPVVG
- a CDS encoding methionine ABC transporter permease; translated protein: MNDQLLQVLWVATGQTLYMVGVALAVTVIVGLPLGVVLVGTEEGRFLDRLFGSRTAAVVVNRLLDFVVNLGRSVPFIILMVALIPVTRLIVGTFIGPTAAIVPLSMVAIPFFARMVEIAIKEVDPGLLEVASSLGASRWELVTKVLLPEAAAPMLLGLSTTVTSIINFSAMVGTVAGGGLGDVAIRYGYQQYSWIHIVAVIVIIFAIVMALQSLASWGARRLARRSPSRPRRPRVAAV
- a CDS encoding methionine ABC transporter ATP-binding protein; this encodes MITLEHVTKRFGDLVAVDDVSLRIPSGEVFGIVGQSGAGKSTLARIVNLLERPDAGTVAVDGTELTALRDADLRAARRRIGMVFQRFNLLGSRSVRGNVELALELDGTPRAQRRARAQEMLDLVGLGHRGDASVHELSGGQQQRVGIARALAANPSVLLSDEATSALDPETTASILDLYRKINAELGLTVLLITHEMDVVKAVCHSAALIEAGRVVESGRLVDLIRTPASRLTAQLFPLGPIPPTVAPDATVIDITFAGGTADRPVIARLARDHDVDVSILGALIEQIGGTQAGRTRLEIPATAAAAVIADLRAQELLVDVLQEGVLV
- a CDS encoding adenylosuccinate synthase, with product MPGIVIVGVQWGDEGKGKATDLLGERTDWVVKFNGGNNAGHTVVIGDEKYALHLLPSGILSPGVNAVIGNGVVVDLEVLFAELEALQARGLDTSRLRVSANAHIITQYHRTLDKVTERFLGKRQIGTTGRGIGPAYADKINRVGIRAQDLFDENILRQKVEGALDQKNHLLVKVFNRRAITVDEIVDDLLSYAERLRPMVSDTGLLLNNALDAGDVVVFEGGQATMLDVDHGTYPFVTSSSATAGGAATGSGVGPNRLDRIVGIVKAYTTRVGSGPFPTELFDEQGEWLRSRGFEFGTTTGRPRRVGWYDAPITRYATRINGITDLVLTKLDILTGLDRIPVCVAYDVDGRRFDEVPVNQSDFHHAKPVLEYMPGWSEDISTARTFEDLPQAAQDYVLALEAMSGTRISVIGVGPARDAVIVRHDLVD
- a CDS encoding lactonase family protein, with product MRFLVGGYTADMRGEARGVGVLRAGEADSASAGGPLAFEGEAVDAAGSPSWLTWHPAFPVVYAAMEGAGTVQAFRRSGATGLVRHGAPLAVGEAPCHVAVAPDGSSLIASCWGDGRVVRVRLDADGRPEGGGAIAAAAAARDPYADGGMGMALGVPRGTSATLVPGVPGVHGVPGASADAADEDEQRDLAAAARALREVAGAEFSHLVPDYAMPDDSALGAHGLGDVAGARGALTDADRSPEREGEPGGEAARTSRAHQALFLPRGVLAATDMGLDLVRFWRATEGGGSRALPDVVLPRGSGPRHMVWHPSGHLYVVTELSREVFVLAPDASGAWRLVSGGPLSPATLASDTAAEVCLSRDGQFVYAGVRGSDTLAVLRVRGDGSELVPVALADAGVAGPRHHTIVLDTLLVAGQASGEVAGLTLDVRTGVPGRARVRTAVPTPTCLVPLR
- a CDS encoding AI-2E family transporter, whose translation is MSDAPANPPVANSAVTPRADADPGRRSMNVSSPFALGFLLTLGGLTAFLLGLAISNLSTILIYVAFALFAALGLNPIVRWLEHRKVPRAWGIVIVFAGFALVIAGLLWVVIPTVASQVKQFVDSVPSLFSDFQKSDVYAWLTARFSDQIGTLVTDVQNFITNPSNLASIGGGVLQVGVSIATTISGVVIVLVLSLYFLASLDTMKRSFVRLTPARSRSKVAGLTDEITESIGAYLMGMVILAFFNSVVALILHLLLGLPFPALMTVIAFFLTIIPLVGPVAYWVLATGLALFSSPLAALVFGIGYLLYMQIEAYVLTPRVMNRAISVPGALVVIGALVGGTLLGLLGALIAIPVTASILLIIKQVWIPRQDAKLQ
- a CDS encoding chorismate mutase, translating into MTDEDPTTTLTRLRSSIDNIDAALIFMLAERFRCTKQVGILKAEHGMPASDPSREEQQVARLRRLAEEADLDPEFAQKWFTFVVAEVIRHHAAAADER
- a CDS encoding ABC transporter ATP-binding protein, with amino-acid sequence MTPVIEVQNLTKRYRETLAVDDVSFEIEKDTIYGLLGRNGAGKTTVMSILTAQNFATSGEVRIFGEDPYENAGVLQRMCFVREGQKYPDDALPKHAFDTARLFFPNWDQEFAERLIEDFQLPLKTRIKKLSRGQLSAVGVIIGLAARAEITFFDEPYLGLDAVARQIFYDRLLEDYTEHPRTVILSSHLIDEVANLIERVLVIDRGRIIMDESTDAVRDRAATIVGNTAAVEAFVAGREVIHRESLGRVSSVTVLGTLTDAERAALAAQGLDVGAVSLQQLIVRVTQHAADTAASASTPIDEGALQ